Proteins from a genomic interval of Mustela lutreola isolate mMusLut2 chromosome 4, mMusLut2.pri, whole genome shotgun sequence:
- the LOC131830537 gene encoding large ribosomal subunit protein eL22-like, with translation MAPVKKLVAKGGKEKKQVLKFTLDCTRPVEDGTVDAANFEQFLQERIKVNGKAGNLGGGVVTIERSKSKITVTSEVPFSKRYLKYLTKKYLKNNLRDWLRVVANSKESYELRYFQTNQDEEEEED, from the coding sequence ATGGCGCCCGTGAAAAAGCTCGTGGCGAAGGGGGGCAAAGAAAAGAAGCAAGTTCTGAAGTTTACCCTTGATTGCACCCGCCCTGTAGAAGATGGAACCGTGGATGCGGCCAATTTTGAGCAGTTTCTTCAGGAGAGAATCAAAGTGAATGGAAAAGCTGGAAATCTCGGTGGAGGGGTGGTAACCATTGAGAGGAGCAAAAGCAAGATCACTGTAACTTCCGAGGTGCCTTTTTCCAAAAGGTATTTGAAATATCTGACCAAAAAGTACTTGAAGAATAACCTCCGCGACTGGCTGCGTGTGGTGGCCAACAGCAAGGAGAGCTACGAGCTACGCTACTTCCAGACCAAccaggacgaggaggaggaggaggattag